The following nucleotide sequence is from Thermogemmatispora onikobensis.
ATTCCCTCTCTGCCAGATGCATGCACCTCCTCACAAATTAGCAGGCTGTCAATATTATACTATTATCTCTGGGCAGGAGAGCAAGCAGCTAGCTCTGCCTTGCGGATCGCTCTCACTGTTGCTGGTCAGCCGCCGCCTCAGCTTCCGGCCCTCGCTCGCACTCTCCTCCGCCCCTTCCTCCCTCCGCTCGCTGTCCTTCGCCCCTCCTCATCCAGCACAGCGCCGCCCGCGGCAGAGGCCTCCCTCGGATCGCGCTCCGCATGGCGTACCGATCGGAGGGAGCCTTCTTTGAGGTTTCTGAGGTAAACGGGTTTTCCCATGTTTTTAAACAGTGCAGGCAGGCTGTCTATTCCCGCAGATTCGAGGCACCAAATTCCTGGCAGCCAGACGTTTTATCGGCGTAAATCTACTCGCCAGAGCTTGTCGACACTCAATAGCGGCAAAAAAGACGCCAGATCGCTTGATCAATTGATCTGAACCCTGGAGAGGTGCAGAAAAATGGAAAGACGGTCGCGCTATCGTGGCAGCCTCCTGGGCCTGGCCTGCGGCGACGCTGTGGGCACAACGTTGGAGTTTCGATCGCCGGGCTCGTTTGCACCCTTGACGGATATGGTCGGTGGGGGACCCTTTGGGCTGCAGGCCGGCCAGTGGACCGATGATACGTCGATGGCGCTCTGCCTGGCGACCAGTTTGGTGGAGCGCCAGGGTTTTGATGTACGCGATCAGATGGAGCGCTATGTGCGCTGGCGCAATGAGGGCTATCTGTCGAGTACGGGCTATTGCTTCGATATCGGGGGTACGGTGGCCAGCGCTTTGCGCCGCTTTGACGAGACCGGGGAGCCGCTGGCCGGCTCCCCTGATCCGCACTACGCAGGCAATGGCTCCCTGATGCGCCTGGCTCCTGTGCCGCTCTGTTATGCGCGTCATCCGCGGGTCGCGTTGGAGAAGGCCGCCCTCAGCTCATGTACGACGCACGCGACGGCGACAGCGGTGGATGCCTGCCGCTATATGGCCGGGCTGATCGTCGGGGCTTTGGAAGGCGCCAGTAAGGAGGAATTGCTGGCCCCCTTCTATACGCCGGTGCCCGGCTCCTGGGAGGAGCAGCCGCTGACGCCGGAGATCGCCGAGGTGGCGGCTGGCTCGTTTAAGGTGCGTCAGCCGCCGGAGATCCGCGGTCTTGGCTATGTGGTGAAGACGCTGGAGGCGGCGCTCTGGGCTTTCTACCATAGCACTTCGTTCCGCGAGGGCTGCCTGCTGGTAGTAAACCTGGGCGACGACGCCGATTCGACCGGGGCG
It contains:
- a CDS encoding ADP-ribosylglycohydrolase family protein, with the translated sequence MERRSRYRGSLLGLACGDAVGTTLEFRSPGSFAPLTDMVGGGPFGLQAGQWTDDTSMALCLATSLVERQGFDVRDQMERYVRWRNEGYLSSTGYCFDIGGTVASALRRFDETGEPLAGSPDPHYAGNGSLMRLAPVPLCYARHPRVALEKAALSSCTTHATATAVDACRYMAGLIVGALEGASKEELLAPFYTPVPGSWEEQPLTPEIAEVAAGSFKVRQPPEIRGLGYVVKTLEAALWAFYHSTSFREGCLLVVNLGDDADSTGAVYGQLAGAFYGEEAIPAEWRAKLAKRELIESLADALYELAERILPES